ATTTCAGCGGAGACCCGCTGTAGGCGCCGTTTTTGCCAGAGCGCTGCGGGCCATGAAGATGCCCGAGCGCCACATAATCGAACTTGTCGAACAAAGACGGGTCCACCTCGTCGCTTCCCCCGACGGAGAGGGGCGATTCGGACTCACAGGTGACGCCGCCCGCCGCAAAACAGTGGGCGACAAGGACATTGACAGCGCCGTTAACAGGCTTTATCTGTTCCATAACGGCGGCAAAGGCGGCATTTTGTCCCCTTATGTCATCCCGCGCCAAAATATCCCTTGCTATCGCCGCGTCAAAATAGGGCAAAAGGTGTATGTAAACCGCCGTATCCTTATCTTCTATAAGAATAGGGTCGGTGTCGAACGGCCGTGCTGAAATATAAAGTCCCTGAGGGCGGAGCAGCTCGGCATAAACAGCCAGCCTGTCGGCGCCGTCGTGGTTTCCTGCTATGACAGCCGTTTTTATTCTTCTTGTCAAACAAATCTCCTTGACCGTGCGGCTGAAAAGCTTGACCGCTTCTGCGGGCGGCACCTGACGGTCAAAAATATCACCTGCGATAATCAGTGCGTCGGGGCGCTCCTCGTCGAGAACCGG
This DNA window, taken from [Clostridium] cellulosi, encodes the following:
- a CDS encoding hypothetical protein (High confidence in function and specificity); translated protein: MKILHTSDWHLGKTVMGRSMLPEQEYFIDNVLLPVLDEERPDALIIAGDIFDRQVPPAEAVKLFSRTVKEICLTRRIKTAVIAGNHDGADRLAVYAELLRPQGLYISARPFDTDPILIEDKDTAVYIHLLPYFDAAIARDILARDDIRGQNAAFAAVMEQIKPVNGAVNVLVAHCFAAGGVTCESESPLSVGGSDEVDPSLFDKFDYVALGHLHGPQRSGKNGAYSGSPLKYSFDEEHQKKSLVLLDIKDGTIERRLIPIKPLHDMRTITGTIKDIIGAAQKDSNRDDFIYANLLDTRPVFEPMALLREHYPNVLGLHPGWLDLTAGDGDRESLKQNLRTGSGDKLLFEEFLRQVCGIEPKEDELRVFDELMEKAGDEV